A single region of the Bacillus cereus genome encodes:
- the ispG gene encoding flavodoxin-dependent (E)-4-hydroxy-3-methylbut-2-enyl-diphosphate synthase, with product MTHRTKTRPVKVGNLTIGGNNELIIQSMTTTKTHDVEATVAEIKRLEEAGCQVVRVAVPDERAANAIADIKKQINIPLVADIHFDYRLALKAIEGGIDKVRINPGNIGRRHKVEAVVNAAKERGIPIRIGVNAGSLERHILEKYGYPTADGMVESALHHIKILEDLDFHDIIVSMKASDVNLAIEAYEKAARAFDYPLHLGITESGTLFAGTVKSAAGLGAILNKGIGNTLRISLSADPVEEVKVARELLKSFGLASNAATLISCPTCGRIEIDLISIANEVEEYISTLQVPIKVAVLGCAVNGPGEAREADIGIAGARGEGLLFRKGQVVRKVPEETMVEELKKEIDVIAAEMAAEREKEKEKQEQ from the coding sequence ATGACTCATCGTACAAAAACACGTCCAGTTAAAGTCGGTAATTTAACAATTGGCGGTAACAATGAATTAATTATACAAAGTATGACGACAACAAAAACACATGATGTTGAGGCTACAGTTGCTGAAATTAAACGTTTAGAAGAAGCAGGCTGTCAAGTCGTTCGTGTTGCTGTTCCAGACGAGCGCGCAGCAAATGCTATTGCTGATATTAAAAAACAAATCAACATTCCACTTGTTGCTGATATTCATTTTGATTATCGCCTTGCTTTAAAAGCAATAGAAGGTGGCATTGATAAAGTACGTATCAATCCAGGTAATATTGGACGTCGCCATAAAGTAGAAGCCGTTGTAAACGCAGCGAAAGAGCGCGGCATTCCAATCCGTATCGGCGTAAATGCAGGTTCATTAGAACGTCACATTTTAGAAAAATATGGATACCCAACTGCTGATGGTATGGTCGAGAGTGCACTGCACCATATTAAAATTTTAGAGGACTTAGATTTCCACGATATTATCGTATCAATGAAAGCCTCTGATGTTAACTTAGCAATTGAAGCATATGAAAAAGCCGCTCGCGCTTTTGATTATCCATTACATTTAGGTATTACAGAATCAGGAACTTTGTTTGCTGGAACTGTAAAAAGTGCTGCTGGTCTTGGAGCAATTTTAAATAAAGGTATCGGAAATACACTACGTATTTCTTTAAGTGCTGATCCAGTGGAAGAAGTAAAGGTTGCACGTGAACTATTAAAGTCATTCGGTCTTGCATCTAATGCCGCAACACTTATTTCTTGTCCAACTTGTGGTCGTATTGAAATTGACCTAATTAGCATCGCTAATGAAGTAGAAGAATATATCTCTACACTTCAAGTTCCAATTAAAGTTGCGGTACTTGGCTGCGCTGTAAACGGTCCTGGTGAAGCTCGTGAAGCTGACATCGGTATTGCTGGTGCACGCGGAGAAGGTTTATTATTCCGTAAAGGGCAAGTTGTTCGTAAGGTACCAGAAGAAACTATGGTAGAAGAACTGAAAAAAGAAATTGATGTAATCGCTGCTGAAATGGCTGCCGAACGAGAAAAAGAAAAAGAAAAACAAGAACAATAA
- a CDS encoding Fur family transcriptional regulator — translation MNLTEALRLMKEKGYKHTGKREEMLRLFAAHNRYLTAKDVLEHMKDDYPGLSFDTIYRNLTVFAEIGVLEQTELNGEKHFRFTCSIMEHHHHFICLDCGGTKEITSCPMDFMNKDFKGYEVTGHKFEIYGRCPKCAK, via the coding sequence ATGAATCTAACAGAAGCTTTACGCCTAATGAAGGAAAAAGGATATAAACATACGGGGAAAAGGGAAGAGATGCTAAGGCTATTCGCGGCACATAATCGTTATTTAACTGCGAAAGACGTTTTAGAGCATATGAAGGATGATTATCCAGGACTTAGTTTCGATACGATTTATCGTAACTTAACGGTATTCGCTGAAATTGGAGTTTTAGAGCAAACGGAATTAAATGGTGAAAAACATTTTCGTTTTACGTGCTCTATTATGGAACATCATCATCATTTTATTTGTTTAGATTGTGGTGGTACGAAAGAAATCACTTCTTGCCCAATGGATTTTATGAATAAAGATTTTAAAGGTTATGAGGTAACGGGACATAAGTTCGAAATATATGGTCGTTGTCCAAAATGTGCAAAATGA
- a CDS encoding metal ABC transporter permease gives MIQDFLQYDFLRNSLYAGVLIGLVAPLIGVFVVIRRMSLIADALSHVTLSGIAASLLLEKTIFTGGFLNPLYMGMFFSIGGALLIEKLRTVYKHYQELAIPIILSAGMGIGVIFISLANGFNTDLFSYLFGSVSAVTSADLIIIGIVAIVVIITIVLLYKELFLLSFDEEYAVSTGLSAKWIHFIFIILVALVIAVSMRVVGVLLVSSLMTLPVAASIRIAKGFKQTIFFSILFGEIAVIGGMFASYQLDLAPGGTIVMIAVLILIGAILWKKKKTA, from the coding sequence ATGATACAGGATTTTTTACAATATGATTTTTTACGTAATTCTTTATACGCTGGTGTTTTAATAGGGCTTGTCGCACCGCTTATCGGCGTGTTCGTTGTAATTCGTCGTATGTCGCTTATTGCAGATGCGTTAAGTCATGTGACGTTATCGGGAATTGCAGCAAGTTTATTACTTGAAAAGACAATCTTTACCGGTGGGTTTTTAAACCCCTTATATATGGGAATGTTTTTTTCAATCGGTGGAGCATTGCTAATTGAAAAATTACGTACTGTATATAAACATTATCAAGAGTTAGCAATTCCGATTATACTTTCAGCAGGAATGGGGATTGGAGTTATCTTCATTTCACTTGCTAATGGATTCAATACGGATTTATTTAGTTATTTATTCGGTAGTGTAAGTGCTGTGACAAGTGCGGATTTAATTATTATTGGTATAGTAGCAATTGTAGTAATTATAACGATTGTTTTATTATACAAAGAGTTGTTTTTACTATCATTTGATGAGGAATACGCTGTATCAACCGGTTTGAGTGCAAAGTGGATTCACTTTATTTTCATTATATTAGTTGCTCTTGTAATTGCGGTATCAATGCGGGTTGTAGGTGTTCTTCTCGTATCATCTTTAATGACGTTACCAGTTGCAGCAAGTATTCGTATTGCAAAAGGATTTAAACAAACAATTTTCTTTTCTATTTTATTTGGTGAAATTGCAGTAATTGGTGGAATGTTTGCTTCGTATCAACTTGATCTAGCACCAGGTGGTACAATTGTTATGATAGCGGTTCTTATTTTAATCGGTGCGATTTTATGGAAGAAGAAAAAAACTGCATAA
- a CDS encoding metal ABC transporter ATP-binding protein, with amino-acid sequence MNNILEIEGLTFRYEDRNVLEDINLQVPKGAFLGLVGPNGSGKSTLLKCLLGVLKPKQGSIRLFGIDSKKFKEWNKVGYVSQKANSFNSGFPATVFEVVSMGLVSKKGLFRFFTKDDKVKVEKAIADVGMSEFQGRNIGELSGGQQQRVFIARALVSDPELLILDEPTVGIDVKNVESFYEILEDLNKRLGITLILVTHDMGAVTEKVTHVACLNQHLHFHGNVEKFRELEDAEMSILYGHHVHRLEHEHGHHGRI; translated from the coding sequence ATGAATAATATATTAGAAATAGAAGGACTTACGTTTCGGTATGAAGATCGAAATGTGTTAGAAGATATTAATTTGCAAGTTCCGAAGGGAGCTTTTTTAGGTTTAGTTGGACCGAATGGTTCAGGGAAATCGACTTTACTTAAATGTTTATTGGGTGTTTTAAAGCCGAAGCAAGGAAGTATTAGATTGTTTGGCATTGATAGTAAAAAGTTTAAAGAGTGGAATAAAGTTGGTTATGTATCTCAAAAGGCAAATAGCTTTAACTCAGGTTTCCCGGCGACTGTTTTTGAAGTTGTTTCAATGGGGCTTGTTTCCAAAAAAGGTCTTTTTCGCTTCTTTACGAAAGACGATAAGGTGAAAGTAGAAAAAGCGATTGCTGATGTAGGGATGAGCGAGTTTCAAGGTCGCAACATTGGAGAGCTTTCTGGTGGACAACAACAACGTGTATTTATTGCTCGTGCACTTGTAAGTGATCCGGAATTACTTATTTTGGATGAGCCTACTGTTGGGATTGATGTGAAAAATGTGGAAAGCTTCTATGAGATACTAGAGGATTTAAACAAAAGGCTAGGGATCACGTTAATTCTTGTTACGCACGATATGGGTGCTGTAACAGAGAAGGTGACGCATGTTGCATGTTTAAATCAGCATCTACATTTCCATGGGAATGTAGAGAAATTCCGAGAGTTAGAAGATGCCGAAATGTCGATTTTATATGGACATCATGTTCATCGCTTAGAACATGAACATGGGCATCACGGGAGGATATAA
- a CDS encoding YitT family protein: MEKKQHRKESVIHLIYRLVMILFGAACAAVAIELFLMPNKIIDGGIIGVSLILDYLTPNIWWLSFSTLVVILNIPFMYSGYKQIGKTFMLSSAFGIVALAFIESTLHAVPPFTTEPILATVFGGLILGLGVGLVIRHGGSMDGTEIMGILLTKKLPFSVGEFVMFVNLFIFAWAAFVFGVEQAMYSVMTYYIAFKTIDTVIQGLDETKAVLIVSDQYEEVSNAILHRLGRGTTKLVAKGGYTDKEKEVIYAVVTRLEVTKLKSIVHEIDENAFVTIMSTQETNGGKFKSAIH; the protein is encoded by the coding sequence ATGGAAAAAAAGCAACATCGAAAAGAAAGTGTTATTCATCTTATATATCGCTTAGTTATGATTCTCTTTGGAGCAGCGTGTGCGGCGGTAGCGATTGAACTATTTTTAATGCCAAATAAAATTATTGATGGTGGAATTATTGGTGTTTCTCTTATATTAGATTATCTTACTCCTAATATTTGGTGGTTAAGTTTTTCTACTTTAGTTGTTATCCTTAACATTCCGTTTATGTACTCGGGTTATAAACAAATTGGAAAAACATTCATGTTATCTTCTGCGTTCGGAATCGTTGCTTTAGCATTTATTGAATCGACGTTGCACGCTGTCCCGCCATTTACAACTGAGCCAATTTTAGCAACAGTTTTTGGAGGGCTTATTTTAGGTCTTGGTGTAGGGCTTGTTATTCGCCATGGTGGATCAATGGACGGAACAGAAATTATGGGGATTTTATTAACGAAGAAATTACCTTTCTCTGTTGGTGAATTTGTAATGTTTGTGAATTTATTCATTTTTGCATGGGCAGCATTTGTATTTGGTGTTGAACAGGCCATGTATTCTGTTATGACGTACTATATCGCATTCAAAACAATTGATACAGTAATTCAAGGATTAGACGAAACGAAAGCGGTTTTAATAGTGTCAGATCAATATGAAGAAGTATCAAATGCAATTTTACACCGCCTTGGCCGTGGAACAACAAAACTTGTTGCTAAAGGTGGCTATACAGATAAAGAAAAAGAAGTTATTTATGCAGTTGTAACGCGTCTTGAAGTGACGAAGTTAAAGTCGATTGTGCATGAAATTGATGAAAATGCCTTTGTTACGATTATGAGTACGCAAGAGACGAATGGCGGTAAGTTTAAATCAGCGATTCACTAA
- a CDS encoding DUF2624 domain-containing protein, giving the protein MNLIKQIVNKKLNHISTKELLKYSKEYEVPITTAQADKIVVLMKGKNINIYDNDERLELLKQIAKVTSPATAQQVNTLFQQLLK; this is encoded by the coding sequence ATGAACCTCATCAAACAAATTGTTAATAAAAAATTAAACCATATTTCTACAAAAGAGCTATTAAAATATAGCAAAGAATATGAAGTTCCAATTACAACTGCACAAGCTGATAAAATTGTTGTACTTATGAAAGGAAAGAATATTAACATTTACGATAATGACGAACGACTAGAGCTCTTAAAACAAATAGCAAAAGTAACCTCCCCTGCTACTGCCCAACAAGTAAATACTTTATTTCAGCAACTACTAAAATAA
- a CDS encoding deoxyribonuclease IV — MLKIGSHVSMSGKKMLLAASEEAVSYGATTFMIYTGAPQNTRRKPIEELNIEAGRKHMELNGIEEIIVHAPYIINVGNTTKPETFQLGVDFLRMEIERTAALGVARQIVLHPGAHVGAGADAGIQQIIKGLNEVITPEQTVNIALETMAGKGTECGRSFEEIAKIIDGVKYNEKLSVCFDTCHTHDAGYDIVNDFDGVLNEFDKIVGIDRLQVLHINDSKNVRGAGKDRHENIGFGHIGYKALHHIVHHPQLTNVPKILETPYVGEDKKDKKPPYKLEIEMLKNGTFDEGILEKIKAQ; from the coding sequence ATGTTAAAGATTGGATCTCATGTTTCAATGAGTGGTAAGAAGATGTTATTAGCAGCAAGTGAAGAGGCTGTTTCGTACGGTGCAACAACGTTCATGATTTATACAGGTGCACCGCAAAATACACGAAGAAAACCAATTGAAGAATTGAATATAGAAGCAGGAAGAAAACATATGGAACTGAACGGTATTGAAGAAATTATCGTCCATGCTCCCTATATTATTAATGTTGGGAATACGACGAAACCTGAGACGTTTCAATTAGGTGTTGACTTCCTTCGTATGGAAATTGAAAGAACGGCAGCGTTAGGTGTGGCGAGACAAATTGTTCTTCACCCAGGAGCTCACGTTGGTGCAGGGGCAGATGCTGGTATTCAACAAATTATTAAAGGGCTTAATGAAGTAATAACGCCAGAACAAACAGTTAATATTGCGCTAGAAACAATGGCAGGAAAAGGAACGGAGTGCGGTCGTAGCTTCGAAGAAATTGCGAAAATCATTGATGGCGTAAAATATAATGAAAAGTTATCTGTATGTTTTGATACGTGTCATACACACGATGCAGGCTATGATATTGTAAATGATTTTGACGGTGTATTAAACGAATTTGATAAGATTGTTGGAATAGACCGTTTACAAGTACTTCATATTAACGATAGCAAAAATGTACGCGGAGCCGGAAAAGACCGTCATGAGAATATTGGTTTTGGTCATATTGGATATAAGGCGCTACATCATATTGTGCATCACCCACAACTTACAAATGTACCAAAAATTCTTGAAACGCCGTATGTAGGTGAAGATAAAAAAGACAAGAAGCCACCATATAAATTAGAAATCGAAATGCTGAAGAATGGTACTTTTGATGAAGGGATTCTTGAAAAAATTAAAGCACAATAA
- a CDS encoding DEAD/DEAH box helicase has product MTLQTFTQYDFKPFLIDAVRELRFSEPTGIQQKIFPVVKKGVSVIGQSQTGSGKTHAYLLPTLNRIDASREEVQLVITAPTRELAQQIYEEIVKLTKFCAEDQMITARCLIGGTDKQRSIEKLKKQPHIVVGTPGRIKDLVEEKALFVYKANTIIVDEADLMLDMGFIQDVDKIAGRMPKNLQMLVFSATIPQKLKPFLKKYMENPEHIHINPKQVAAGNIEHYLVPSRHRNKIDLVNKMLLQFKPYLAIVFTNTKKMADQVADGLTERGLKVGRIHGDLSPRDRKRMMKQIRDLEFQYIVATDLAARGIDIEGISHVINYELPSDLDFFVHRVGRTARAGHSGIAVTIYDPANEEALDSLEKQRHIEFKHVDLRGDEWADLGDRRRRKSRKKPNDGLDVMATKVVKKPKKVKPNYKRKLATERDKVKRKYSNKKR; this is encoded by the coding sequence ATGACACTACAAACTTTTACACAGTATGATTTTAAACCATTTTTAATAGATGCAGTTCGTGAACTACGCTTTTCAGAGCCGACAGGAATTCAACAGAAAATTTTCCCGGTTGTGAAAAAAGGTGTGAGTGTAATTGGACAATCCCAAACAGGTTCTGGGAAAACCCATGCATACTTACTTCCTACATTAAACAGAATTGATGCAAGTCGTGAAGAAGTACAACTTGTTATTACAGCGCCTACTCGTGAGTTAGCACAACAAATTTACGAAGAAATCGTGAAATTAACAAAGTTCTGTGCAGAAGATCAAATGATTACAGCACGTTGTTTAATTGGTGGAACTGATAAACAACGATCAATTGAAAAGTTGAAAAAACAACCTCATATTGTAGTTGGAACACCAGGACGTATTAAAGACTTAGTAGAAGAAAAAGCGCTATTTGTTTATAAAGCAAATACTATTATTGTCGATGAAGCAGATTTAATGCTTGATATGGGATTCATTCAAGATGTAGATAAAATTGCAGGACGTATGCCTAAAAACTTACAAATGCTAGTTTTCTCTGCAACAATTCCTCAAAAATTAAAACCATTTTTGAAGAAATATATGGAGAATCCAGAGCATATTCATATTAATCCGAAACAAGTTGCGGCTGGAAATATTGAGCATTATTTAGTGCCTTCTAGACATCGTAACAAAATTGATTTAGTGAACAAGATGTTGCTTCAATTTAAGCCGTATTTAGCAATTGTCTTCACTAACACGAAGAAAATGGCAGACCAAGTTGCTGATGGATTAACAGAGCGTGGCTTAAAAGTTGGACGAATTCACGGAGATTTATCACCACGTGATCGTAAAAGAATGATGAAACAAATTCGTGATCTTGAATTCCAATATATTGTTGCGACTGATTTAGCAGCACGCGGTATTGATATTGAAGGAATTAGTCATGTTATTAACTATGAACTTCCATCAGATTTAGATTTCTTCGTTCACCGTGTTGGAAGAACTGCACGTGCGGGTCATTCAGGTATTGCAGTGACAATTTATGATCCAGCAAATGAAGAAGCGTTAGATAGTTTGGAAAAACAACGTCATATCGAGTTTAAGCATGTAGATTTACGCGGAGATGAGTGGGCGGATTTAGGTGACCGTCGTCGTCGTAAGAGCCGTAAAAAACCAAATGATGGGCTAGATGTTATGGCAACAAAGGTTGTTAAAAAGCCTAAGAAAGTAAAACCAAACTATAAACGAAAACTTGCAACAGAACGTGATAAAGTTAAGAGAAAATATAGCAATAAAAAAAGATAA
- the vrrA gene encoding VrrA/YqfQ family protein, with amino-acid sequence MFPKSPIRQMYPNRGQQSYTPYPIPQLPPMAQKKKGFLAKLFKKHDPTEPFMQMVPPYRQMEGPPMMHQQPPHQYQQQQPYQQQYTQQYQPYMQQYPQQMIPPQMYESNDTRGAASATTAAASSSGIGSFFSNLITNPTNMINNIEKVSQVVQSVGPVVEQYGPIMRSLPSIVKILTSGKSTEENQTEDATEQVEVATPPPPKRKRKQKKIVLEPVIEKEVPKEPVQQSATKPKLYV; translated from the coding sequence ATGTTTCCGAAATCCCCTATAAGACAAATGTACCCGAATCGAGGACAACAATCTTACACACCATATCCGATTCCACAACTACCACCGATGGCTCAAAAAAAGAAAGGTTTCCTTGCTAAACTCTTTAAAAAACACGATCCAACCGAACCTTTCATGCAAATGGTCCCTCCTTATCGACAAATGGAAGGGCCACCGATGATGCACCAACAACCGCCGCACCAATATCAACAGCAACAGCCATACCAACAACAATATACACAACAATATCAACCATACATGCAGCAATATCCTCAACAGATGATACCACCTCAAATGTATGAATCAAATGATACACGTGGTGCTGCGTCAGCTACAACTGCAGCGGCATCTAGCAGCGGCATCGGTAGTTTTTTTTCAAATTTAATTACGAACCCAACTAATATGATAAATAATATCGAAAAAGTATCCCAAGTTGTTCAATCTGTAGGGCCTGTTGTCGAGCAATACGGTCCAATTATGCGTAGTCTACCAAGCATTGTTAAAATCCTCACCTCTGGAAAAAGCACGGAGGAAAATCAAACTGAAGATGCAACAGAACAGGTTGAGGTAGCAACTCCACCTCCTCCAAAAAGGAAACGAAAACAAAAAAAAATAGTGCTTGAACCTGTAATAGAAAAAGAAGTTCCGAAAGAACCCGTTCAACAATCAGCAACAAAACCAAAACTATATGTGTAA